A portion of the Burkholderia sp. GAS332 genome contains these proteins:
- a CDS encoding N-methylglutamate synthase subunit A: MCGIVGLLVKTPALRAQLGQLMVPMLIGMTERGPDSAGLAVFGGTVDESQRKLSLYAGFTEAGNDFNWNALLDALNAAINVNARVDAKGNHAVLTVSGNVEKVKTWLTEHFPKLFLLSTGRSIDLYKDIGSPTEVAQRYDFSKLSGSHLVGHTRMATESAVTPDRAHPFTAGEDFCLVHNGSLSNAHGVRRKLEPKGIRFETDNDTEAACRFLEWRLREGDELPVALQKGFEELDGFYTFLMGTATELALIRDPFACKPAVVAENDDYVAIASEFRSLAHLPDIKNAKVFEPAPEEMYVWKA, from the coding sequence ATGTGTGGAATTGTAGGCTTGCTGGTCAAGACACCGGCACTGCGTGCGCAACTCGGTCAGTTGATGGTGCCGATGCTGATCGGCATGACCGAACGCGGCCCGGACTCGGCCGGACTCGCCGTGTTCGGCGGCACGGTTGATGAAAGCCAGCGCAAGCTGAGCCTGTACGCGGGCTTTACCGAAGCCGGCAACGATTTCAACTGGAACGCGTTGCTCGATGCGCTCAACGCAGCGATAAACGTGAATGCGCGCGTGGACGCAAAGGGCAACCACGCGGTGCTGACCGTTAGCGGCAACGTCGAGAAGGTGAAGACGTGGTTGACCGAGCATTTCCCGAAGTTGTTCCTGCTGTCGACTGGCCGCTCGATCGATCTATACAAAGATATCGGTTCGCCCACCGAAGTCGCACAACGCTATGACTTCTCGAAGCTGAGCGGTTCGCATCTGGTCGGTCATACACGGATGGCGACTGAGTCCGCCGTTACGCCCGATCGTGCTCACCCGTTCACCGCGGGCGAGGACTTCTGCCTCGTGCATAACGGCTCGCTGTCGAACGCACACGGCGTGCGCCGAAAGCTGGAGCCGAAGGGCATCCGTTTCGAGACGGACAACGATACGGAGGCCGCGTGCCGCTTTCTTGAGTGGCGCCTGCGTGAAGGGGACGAGTTGCCGGTCGCATTGCAGAAGGGTTTTGAGGAACTCGACGGGTTCTACACGTTCCTGATGGGGACCGCGACCGAGCTCGCCCTGATCCGCGATCCGTTCGCCTGCAAGCCGGCGGTCGTCGCGGAGAACGACGACTACGTGGCGATTGCGTCCGAGTTCCGCTCGCTCGCGCATCTGCCGGACATCAAGAACGCAAAGGTATTCGAACCCGCACCCGAGGAGATGTATGTATGGAAAGCATGA
- a CDS encoding N-methylglutamate synthase subunit B, which produces MESMKFDLEGSSVRELNQYLHGAKDVLEGVKVDITSPNGAHNIAVGVDAHASVTVHGHAGYYVGGMNQHATIVVEGSAGTGAAENMMSGKVHVKGFASNGAGASAHGGLLVIDGDAGLRCGISLKGGDIVVGGSVGSFSAFMAQAGRMVICGNAGDALGDSLYEAVLYVRGEVKSLGADAQYEPMTQADIDAVRALLTAAGMDHDPASFKRIASARTLYHWNADANQEY; this is translated from the coding sequence ATGGAAAGCATGAAGTTTGACCTTGAGGGGTCGTCGGTCCGCGAACTGAATCAGTACCTGCACGGCGCAAAAGACGTACTCGAGGGTGTGAAGGTGGACATCACGTCTCCGAACGGCGCCCACAACATTGCTGTCGGGGTCGACGCACATGCAAGCGTTACGGTGCACGGTCATGCGGGCTACTACGTCGGCGGTATGAACCAGCACGCGACGATCGTCGTTGAAGGCAGCGCCGGCACCGGCGCCGCAGAAAACATGATGAGCGGCAAGGTGCATGTGAAGGGTTTCGCGTCGAACGGCGCGGGCGCTTCGGCGCACGGCGGCCTGCTGGTGATCGACGGCGATGCGGGCCTGCGCTGCGGTATTTCGCTCAAGGGTGGCGACATCGTGGTGGGCGGCTCGGTGGGCAGCTTCTCCGCGTTCATGGCGCAAGCAGGCCGCATGGTGATCTGTGGCAATGCGGGTGATGCGCTCGGCGACTCGCTTTACGAAGCGGTGCTGTACGTGCGTGGCGAAGTGAAATCGCTCGGCGCGGATGCGCAATACGAGCCGATGACGCAGGCGGATATCGACGCGGTGCGCGCGCTGCTCACCGCCGCCGGCATGGACCACGACCCGGCGTCGTTCAAACGGATCGCCTCCGCTCGCACGCTCTATCACTGGAACGCCGACGCGAACCAGGAATATTGA
- a CDS encoding N-methylglutamate synthase subunit C precursor has product MEAKSVQFVRLQQEESQGYDRKTIDYIHSAAQRGLYEIRGLGAKRRVPHFDDLLFLGASLSRYPLEGYREKCATQTVLGTRFAKKPVVLDIPITIAGMSFGALSANVKEALGQAATAMGTSTTTGDGGMTQEERRSSKTLVYQCLPSRYGFNPDDVRRADAIEIVIGQGAKPGGGGMLLGQKVNPRVASMRTLPAGVDQRSASRHPDWTGPDDLAIKIQELREITDWEKPIYVKVGATRTFNDVKLAVHAGADVVVIDGMQGGTAATQTCFIENVGIPTLAAVRQAVDALEDLNMKGQVQLIVSGGIRTGADVAKALALGADAVAIGQGMLMALGCNSDTYFQNGALHSAAADYATLNTSPGFCHHCHTGKCPVGVTTQDAVLEQRVQPDEGSRRVRNYLKTLNMELTTIARACGKQNVHHLEPEDLVALTVEAAAMARIPLAGTSWIPGWTP; this is encoded by the coding sequence ATGGAAGCCAAATCCGTTCAATTCGTCCGCTTGCAGCAGGAAGAGTCGCAAGGCTACGACCGCAAGACGATCGACTATATCCACTCGGCCGCGCAGCGCGGCCTCTACGAAATTCGCGGTCTGGGCGCGAAACGCCGTGTGCCGCATTTCGACGATCTGCTGTTTCTCGGCGCCTCGCTGTCGCGCTATCCGCTCGAAGGGTATCGCGAGAAATGCGCGACGCAGACCGTGCTCGGCACACGCTTCGCCAAAAAGCCGGTGGTGCTCGACATTCCGATCACGATTGCCGGCATGAGCTTCGGCGCGCTATCCGCTAACGTGAAAGAAGCGCTCGGCCAGGCCGCGACCGCGATGGGCACCTCGACCACCACCGGTGACGGCGGCATGACGCAGGAAGAACGCCGCTCGTCGAAGACGCTGGTCTATCAGTGCCTGCCGTCGCGTTACGGCTTCAATCCGGACGACGTGCGCCGCGCCGATGCGATCGAAATCGTGATCGGCCAGGGCGCGAAACCGGGCGGCGGCGGCATGCTGCTCGGGCAGAAGGTCAATCCGCGTGTCGCCTCGATGCGCACCTTGCCGGCCGGTGTCGATCAGCGCTCGGCGAGCCGTCACCCGGACTGGACCGGCCCGGACGATCTGGCGATCAAGATTCAGGAACTGCGCGAAATCACCGATTGGGAAAAACCGATCTACGTGAAGGTCGGCGCAACCCGCACGTTCAACGACGTCAAGCTCGCGGTGCATGCGGGCGCGGATGTGGTGGTGATCGACGGGATGCAGGGCGGCACGGCGGCGACGCAGACCTGCTTCATCGAGAACGTTGGCATTCCGACGCTGGCTGCGGTTCGCCAGGCGGTGGACGCGCTCGAAGACCTGAATATGAAAGGCCAGGTGCAACTGATCGTCTCGGGCGGCATCCGCACCGGCGCTGACGTAGCGAAGGCCTTGGCGCTCGGCGCGGACGCGGTGGCGATCGGGCAGGGCATGTTGATGGCGCTCGGCTGCAACAGCGATACGTACTTTCAGAACGGCGCGCTTCATTCGGCGGCGGCGGATTACGCGACGCTGAACACGTCGCCGGGTTTCTGCCATCACTGCCACACGGGCAAGTGCCCGGTCGGCGTGACCACCCAGGACGCGGTGCTCGAACAGCGTGTGCAGCCCGATGAAGGTTCGCGCCGCGTGCGCAACTACCTGAAGACGCTGAACATGGAACTGACGACGATCGCGCGAGCGTGCGGCAAGCAGAACGTCCATCACCTCGAACCGGAGGATCTGGTCGCGTTGACGGTCGAGGCCGCGGCAATGGCGCGCATTCCGCTCGCGGGTACGTCGTGGATTCCTGGATGGACCCCATGA
- a CDS encoding amino acid/polyamine/organocation transporter, APC superfamily — MSTPQSTTQAAASAPSGGLRAGTLGFPEVIGQSIANLSPTFTPSINVTAIAALAGAGTWLIYGLSTLGLLLVSMSIIALSSRIASAGSFFIYISRALGPMAGGIAGWGLIAAYVGTAMGVGAAGVVFVQNAFTAWGINIPSWAVYTVFVGLAWFFSARDVKLSSRLSLAIEAASVVIVGGVLIYVLALHPDHIIDHTQLGLQGVSGKGMAQGMVLGIFSYVGFESAASLGQETRNPLRVIPRAVVWCVILSGLFFMFVAYSMTIAYHDDAAKLGGDSAVLSTLLTSVGASPLGPVFYLIASVSAFSCVLACINSSSRLLYSMGRYQFVHRSMGMVHRTHQTPYIAVAFSSIVTFVVCIAMLGTGPLNTFGYTSTFATFGFLVVYFLVAIAAPVYLKKQGELKTSNVVWGVLGALAMVGAVIGSVYPVPDYPYNILPYLFVAYMLVGAVWLLMLKKRSPQVLSKIEHDLETSDVMTHGKK; from the coding sequence ATGAGCACTCCGCAAAGCACCACGCAAGCAGCTGCTTCGGCACCATCCGGCGGTCTGCGTGCCGGTACGCTAGGTTTTCCCGAGGTCATCGGCCAGTCCATCGCGAACCTTTCACCAACTTTCACGCCATCGATCAATGTGACTGCGATTGCCGCGCTGGCCGGTGCGGGGACGTGGTTGATTTATGGTCTTTCGACACTCGGCCTGCTGCTGGTGAGCATGAGCATCATCGCGCTCTCGAGCCGGATCGCGTCGGCGGGTTCGTTCTTTATCTATATCTCGCGCGCGCTTGGGCCGATGGCTGGTGGCATTGCCGGCTGGGGATTGATCGCGGCTTACGTGGGCACGGCAATGGGGGTCGGCGCCGCAGGTGTGGTGTTCGTGCAGAACGCTTTTACGGCCTGGGGCATTAATATCCCGTCGTGGGCGGTCTACACGGTCTTTGTCGGGCTCGCCTGGTTCTTCTCGGCACGTGACGTGAAGCTTTCATCGCGCCTTTCGCTGGCAATCGAAGCCGCTTCGGTGGTGATCGTGGGCGGTGTGCTGATCTATGTGCTCGCACTGCATCCGGACCATATCATCGACCATACGCAACTGGGGTTGCAGGGCGTGAGCGGTAAGGGCATGGCACAGGGCATGGTGCTCGGCATCTTCTCGTACGTCGGTTTCGAGAGCGCGGCCTCGCTCGGCCAGGAAACCCGGAACCCGCTGCGCGTCATTCCGCGTGCAGTGGTCTGGTGCGTGATCCTGTCGGGCCTGTTCTTCATGTTTGTGGCCTATTCGATGACGATCGCCTATCACGACGACGCAGCCAAGCTCGGCGGCGATTCGGCCGTGCTCAGCACCTTGCTTACGAGCGTCGGCGCCTCGCCGCTCGGTCCGGTGTTTTATCTGATCGCCTCGGTCAGCGCGTTCTCATGCGTGCTTGCGTGTATCAACTCGTCGAGCCGTCTGCTGTATTCGATGGGCCGTTATCAGTTCGTGCATCGCTCGATGGGCATGGTGCACCGCACGCATCAGACACCGTACATTGCCGTTGCGTTTTCCTCCATCGTGACTTTCGTGGTGTGTATCGCGATGCTCGGCACGGGTCCGCTCAACACCTTCGGCTATACCAGTACGTTTGCGACCTTTGGCTTCCTGGTCGTGTATTTCCTGGTCGCCATCGCGGCACCGGTTTATCTGAAGAAGCAGGGCGAGCTCAAGACGAGTAACGTCGTGTGGGGCGTGCTCGGCGCATTGGCAATGGTCGGCGCGGTGATCGGCAGCGTGTATCCGGTGCCCGATTATCCGTATAACATCCTGCCGTATCTGTTCGTTGCGTATATGCTGGTTGGCGCAGTCTGGTTGTTGATGCTCAAGAAGCGCTCGCCGCAGGTGCTCTCTAAGATCGAGCACGATCTGGAAACAAGCGACGTGATGACCCACGGCAAAAAGTAA
- a CDS encoding Serine/threonine protein kinase — MSEPFSQDSLPAPNTSQVPDDPEGRSASGRGMGGQEIDLQLKPERGECAALEIGCVSFPARARGQDHINEDYVGVMLGDLAERAARGSVIALADGVSGSKGGRVAAELSVRTFIDAYYGLADTLQPGVAAARALEAIHGWLHQIGRVDPALKQMSASFAALIVRRATAYLVAAGDVRLYLLRDGQLAQLGDDDVVPVAFGSYVAHAVGMLPTLVTRIETLELREGDRLLMCSDGLYRRVPMRELQTVLAARGGALETARRLNALAMTRGSQDDVTSAVLDVGGLPLLDVGYLERVVGTLPIPAAPDAGEVVDGYLLKSVLSDGFYSRIFAGYDLADPNTPLALKFPKPRVEQDENVRQSIVRERWLAGKISDDGVLAPMPIDADRQTRLYVVMPLGSGVTLEKLLAAPQPMALPRALKIAQQLGHSIDVLNRRNIFHRDIKPENVLVMWGDSTRLLDLGFGYMPGMQLPGPDAAPGSPAYMAPELMKGAQGDARSEVFAFGVTLYRLFSGGKLPYGFNGRVPLYQYRPDAPLWLDLVLEKALQSDPARRYQDVLEVCADLERFSSGRDAMAPIRRKPLLESDPVLFWQVVVVLLLALLLWSLMRH; from the coding sequence ATGAGTGAACCCTTCTCCCAGGATAGCTTGCCCGCACCGAACACCAGCCAGGTGCCAGACGATCCAGAGGGAAGGTCCGCTAGCGGCCGTGGAATGGGCGGCCAGGAAATCGATCTGCAGTTGAAGCCGGAGCGCGGCGAGTGCGCCGCGCTCGAGATCGGTTGTGTTTCTTTCCCTGCCCGCGCCCGCGGGCAGGATCACATCAACGAAGACTACGTCGGTGTGATGCTCGGCGATCTGGCGGAGCGCGCCGCGCGTGGCAGCGTGATCGCTCTTGCCGATGGCGTGAGCGGCAGCAAGGGCGGGCGGGTCGCGGCCGAACTCTCGGTGCGGACCTTTATCGATGCCTATTACGGGCTCGCCGATACTTTGCAGCCCGGCGTTGCCGCTGCGCGCGCGCTCGAGGCAATACACGGCTGGCTGCATCAGATCGGCCGCGTCGACCCTGCACTGAAGCAGATGTCCGCGTCCTTCGCGGCGCTGATCGTGCGCCGCGCTACCGCGTATCTGGTCGCGGCCGGCGATGTGCGGCTCTATCTGCTGCGCGATGGCCAACTGGCCCAGCTCGGTGACGACGACGTGGTGCCGGTCGCCTTCGGTTCTTATGTGGCGCACGCGGTCGGCATGCTGCCGACGCTGGTGACGCGCATCGAAACGCTTGAGCTGCGCGAGGGCGACCGCCTGCTGATGTGCTCCGACGGACTCTATCGCCGCGTGCCGATGCGCGAGCTGCAGACGGTGCTGGCGGCGCGCGGCGGTGCGCTCGAAACGGCCCGCCGGCTCAATGCGCTGGCGATGACGCGCGGCTCGCAGGACGACGTGACGAGCGCGGTGCTCGATGTGGGCGGCCTGCCTTTGCTCGATGTCGGTTACCTTGAGCGGGTGGTCGGCACCTTGCCGATTCCGGCGGCGCCCGACGCAGGCGAGGTGGTCGACGGCTATCTGCTCAAGAGCGTGTTGAGCGATGGCTTCTATTCGCGGATTTTCGCGGGCTACGATCTGGCCGATCCGAACACGCCGCTGGCGCTCAAGTTTCCCAAGCCGCGTGTCGAGCAGGACGAGAACGTGCGCCAGTCGATCGTGCGCGAGCGCTGGCTGGCCGGCAAGATCAGCGACGATGGCGTGCTCGCGCCGATGCCGATCGATGCCGACCGGCAAACCCGGCTCTACGTGGTGATGCCGCTCGGCTCAGGCGTCACGCTCGAAAAACTGCTGGCGGCGCCTCAGCCCATGGCGCTGCCGCGTGCGCTCAAGATCGCGCAACAGCTAGGCCATTCGATCGACGTGCTGAATCGCCGCAATATCTTCCATCGCGACATCAAACCCGAGAACGTGCTGGTGATGTGGGGCGATAGCACGCGCCTGCTCGATCTCGGTTTCGGTTATATGCCGGGCATGCAGTTGCCGGGTCCCGACGCCGCGCCAGGCTCACCCGCTTATATGGCGCCCGAGTTGATGAAGGGCGCACAGGGCGATGCGCGCTCCGAGGTATTCGCGTTTGGCGTGACCCTGTACCGGCTGTTCAGCGGCGGCAAGCTGCCCTACGGCTTCAATGGCCGTGTGCCGCTCTATCAGTACCGGCCGGACGCGCCGCTATGGCTCGACCTGGTGCTGGAGAAAGCGCTGCAGTCCGATCCGGCGCGCAGGTATCAGGACGTGCTCGAAGTCTGCGCCGATCTCGAGCGTTTTTCGAGCGGTCGGGACGCGATGGCGCCGATTCGGCGCAAGCCCTTGCTCGAGAGCGATCCGGTGTTGTTCTGGCAGGTAGTCGTGGTGCTGTTGCTGGCGCTGCTGTTGTGGTCCCTGATGCGGCATTGA
- a CDS encoding two component transcriptional regulator, LuxR family, which translates to MAEQIGVVIVDDHALFRRGVSQLLNSDPGVTVLAEASCGREGIDMIMRMTPDVALVDLHMRDIDGITLIRAARSAGSQTRFIMLTVSDSRHDLDAALEAGAAGYLLKDMEPEDLCRMVRAAVGGDRPVAEPLLSGRGPGESWSAEAGVLWETLTDREREILKLVGQGASNKMIANLLGIAESTVKVHVKHLLSKLKVRSRVEAAIWLQELRPN; encoded by the coding sequence ATGGCCGAGCAGATCGGTGTCGTCATTGTGGACGACCATGCCCTGTTTCGACGAGGCGTGAGCCAACTACTTAACAGTGATCCGGGTGTAACCGTCCTGGCAGAGGCCAGTTGCGGCAGAGAGGGAATCGATATGATCATGCGAATGACACCTGATGTCGCGCTCGTGGACCTTCACATGAGAGATATCGACGGTATCACCTTGATCAGGGCGGCGCGTTCAGCGGGTTCGCAAACCCGGTTCATCATGCTGACCGTATCCGATAGTCGCCATGATCTGGACGCTGCGCTGGAAGCCGGTGCCGCCGGCTACCTTCTGAAAGATATGGAACCAGAGGATCTGTGCAGAATGGTACGCGCCGCAGTGGGGGGAGACCGGCCAGTCGCCGAGCCGTTGCTCAGCGGACGCGGCCCGGGTGAGTCCTGGAGTGCCGAGGCCGGCGTGTTATGGGAAACGCTGACCGACCGGGAGCGAGAGATATTGAAACTGGTCGGTCAGGGGGCATCGAACAAGATGATTGCCAACTTGCTCGGTATCGCCGAAAGTACCGTCAAGGTTCACGTCAAACACCTCCTCAGCAAGCTCAAGGTTCGCAGCCGGGTCGAGGCGGCGATCTGGCTACAGGAACTGCGTCCGAATTGA
- a CDS encoding formyltetrahydrofolate deformylase: MSFDRRYTLTLSCPDRIGIVAAVSTFLAQRKGWIVESSQHADGESGTFFYRQEILASSMEVTLDHFRAEFAPIAQDYRMNWGITDNAVKKRVVILVSKLEHCLYDLLARWKSGELAIDIPCVISNHEEFRSLVEWHGIPFHHVPVTANSKREAYGEVARLFDDAKGDVMVLARYMQVLSPELCARYSGRIINIHHSFLPAFVGGKPYHQAYTRGVKLIGATCHYVTEDLDEGPIIDQDVIRIDHSDSVTDLVRYGKDVEKSTLARGLRYHLENRVIVAGNKTIVFR; encoded by the coding sequence ATGAGTTTCGACCGCCGCTACACGCTTACGCTGTCATGCCCCGACAGGATCGGCATCGTCGCCGCAGTCAGCACGTTTCTTGCGCAACGAAAGGGGTGGATCGTCGAGTCGAGCCAGCACGCCGACGGCGAGTCGGGCACGTTTTTCTATCGGCAAGAGATTCTTGCCAGCTCGATGGAAGTCACACTCGATCACTTCCGCGCGGAGTTTGCTCCCATCGCGCAGGATTACCGGATGAACTGGGGTATTACCGATAACGCCGTGAAAAAGCGAGTGGTTATCCTCGTCTCGAAGCTGGAACACTGTCTGTACGATCTTCTCGCCCGCTGGAAGTCGGGCGAACTCGCCATCGATATTCCGTGTGTCATTTCGAATCACGAAGAGTTCCGGTCTCTAGTTGAGTGGCACGGGATTCCATTTCACCACGTCCCCGTGACAGCCAATAGCAAACGGGAAGCCTACGGCGAGGTCGCTAGACTATTCGATGATGCGAAAGGCGACGTGATGGTATTGGCCCGATACATGCAAGTCCTGTCGCCTGAATTGTGCGCGAGATATAGCGGCCGCATCATCAATATCCACCACTCGTTCCTGCCGGCGTTTGTGGGTGGCAAGCCTTATCACCAGGCTTATACACGCGGCGTGAAACTGATTGGCGCGACTTGCCATTACGTGACCGAGGACTTGGATGAGGGTCCCATCATCGATCAGGACGTGATCCGGATCGACCATTCCGATTCAGTGACGGACCTGGTCCGATACGGTAAAGACGTTGAGAAATCGACCCTTGCGCGCGGGCTGCGCTACCATCTGGAGAATCGGGTGATCGTTGCAGGCAACAAGACTATCGTGTTCCGGTAA
- a CDS encoding aminomethyltransferase, with amino-acid sequence MANSWRYSALGDRHKALGSKLEDWNGMGTAWTYSKSLADEHEAIRTRAGLMDVSGLKKVHVVGPHAEMLIDYATTRDVSLLYPGKSVYGSMLNEAGQFIDDCIIYRNGPNAFMVVHGSGQGHEILTRGAVGRNVSVLFDDDLHDLSLQGPAAVDFLAEHVPGIRDLRYFHHTHTTLFGKPVTISRTGYTGERGYELFCKAADAPFIWDAVLEKGAPFGIIPCAFTALDWLRVESYLLFFPYDNSEMYPFADQPPGDTLWELGLDFTVSKGKTQFRGAAEHFRLKGKERFKIYGVLVESRTATNAGDTLWADGKQVGVITCGMYSRLTEKSMAIARMEPAFAVQGVRLEVRSAGTTVSAIAHSLPFDDPEKAKRLAKG; translated from the coding sequence ATGGCAAACTCATGGCGGTATTCGGCACTTGGTGACAGACACAAGGCGTTGGGCTCCAAACTCGAAGACTGGAATGGGATGGGCACCGCATGGACCTACAGCAAGAGCCTCGCGGACGAACACGAAGCGATTCGCACCCGCGCGGGGCTCATGGACGTGTCAGGTCTGAAGAAAGTGCACGTGGTCGGGCCGCACGCCGAAATGCTCATCGACTACGCAACCACCCGTGACGTGTCGTTGTTGTATCCCGGGAAATCGGTGTATGGCAGCATGCTGAATGAAGCAGGTCAATTCATCGACGACTGCATCATCTATCGCAATGGCCCGAACGCGTTCATGGTGGTCCATGGATCGGGCCAAGGTCATGAAATCCTTACGCGCGGCGCCGTTGGCCGTAACGTTTCCGTGCTGTTCGATGATGACTTGCACGATTTGTCGCTGCAGGGTCCGGCGGCAGTTGATTTTCTAGCGGAGCACGTGCCAGGCATTCGGGATCTGCGATATTTCCATCACACGCACACAACGCTTTTCGGCAAGCCGGTCACCATCTCCCGCACGGGCTACACCGGCGAACGCGGCTATGAACTCTTCTGCAAAGCTGCAGATGCACCATTCATCTGGGATGCGGTTCTGGAAAAGGGTGCCCCCTTTGGCATCATTCCCTGTGCATTTACCGCGCTCGACTGGTTGCGCGTCGAGAGCTACCTTCTGTTTTTCCCGTACGACAACTCCGAGATGTATCCGTTTGCAGACCAACCACCCGGTGACACGCTATGGGAGCTCGGACTGGATTTCACGGTATCTAAGGGAAAAACGCAGTTTCGCGGCGCGGCAGAACACTTCCGGCTGAAGGGAAAGGAGCGCTTCAAGATCTACGGCGTACTCGTCGAGTCGCGCACGGCGACAAACGCCGGTGACACCCTTTGGGCTGACGGAAAGCAAGTTGGCGTGATTACCTGCGGCATGTATTCCCGATTGACCGAAAAATCGATGGCGATCGCGCGAATGGAGCCGGCCTTCGCCGTTCAAGGCGTGCGGCTCGAAGTTCGCAGTGCCGGGACCACGGTGTCGGCTATCGCACATTCGTTGCCGTTCGACGATCCGGAAAAGGCCAAACGACTTGCGAAAGGCTGA
- a CDS encoding Ferredoxin-NADP reductase translates to MKQSDDLIAMRVADVELLSPSLKRFRLVPLGGELLVPVGAGAHLQVSMREGERVYKNAYSLVSTPGERRHYEIVVRRVVDSRGGSAFMHDAVSVGTLLHVSAPRNLFPIHRTAPKHLLIAGGIGITPFLSYLDELTRIGATHELHFCSREEEVQCFDGWFEGRDTVAIYTETPGNQLDFDELLSTQLVGTHLYVCGPGPMMDAVLHIAESKGWAPSTLHSERFGAGIVGEGRPFTARLERTGVDIHVPANTSLLDAIEAAGIEAPCLCRGGACGQCRTTVIEGDIDHRDHFLSASEKAAGEQIMLCVSRACNERIVLDL, encoded by the coding sequence GTGAAACAAAGCGACGATCTGATTGCGATGAGAGTGGCCGATGTTGAGCTCCTGTCGCCCAGTCTCAAACGTTTCAGGCTTGTACCCCTTGGCGGAGAGCTGCTTGTGCCGGTAGGGGCTGGCGCACACTTGCAGGTCAGCATGCGAGAAGGTGAGCGTGTCTACAAGAATGCGTACTCGCTGGTCAGTACCCCTGGCGAGCGTCGGCACTATGAAATAGTTGTGCGGCGTGTTGTCGATTCACGTGGTGGCTCAGCCTTCATGCACGATGCCGTGTCAGTCGGGACGTTGCTCCATGTTAGCGCGCCGCGCAATCTGTTCCCCATTCATCGCACAGCACCTAAGCATCTGCTGATTGCTGGCGGCATCGGCATCACGCCATTCCTGTCTTACCTTGATGAACTTACGCGTATCGGTGCGACGCATGAGCTCCATTTCTGCTCTCGCGAGGAAGAAGTCCAGTGCTTCGACGGTTGGTTTGAAGGTCGCGATACGGTGGCAATTTACACGGAGACACCGGGTAACCAGCTGGATTTTGACGAGTTGCTTTCGACGCAGCTGGTTGGGACGCATCTATACGTTTGTGGACCCGGTCCAATGATGGATGCTGTGCTGCATATCGCGGAGTCAAAGGGATGGGCACCGAGCACCCTTCATTCCGAACGGTTCGGCGCGGGGATTGTCGGTGAAGGGCGGCCTTTCACGGCGAGGCTGGAGCGGACTGGCGTGGACATTCACGTGCCGGCGAACACTTCTTTGCTGGACGCAATCGAAGCCGCCGGCATCGAAGCGCCTTGTCTGTGTCGGGGTGGCGCCTGCGGTCAATGCCGTACCACGGTAATCGAAGGGGACATCGACCACCGGGATCACTTCCTTTCGGCGTCGGAGAAAGCGGCTGGAGAGCAGATCATGCTGTGTGTATCGCGCGCATGCAATGAACGAATCGTACTCGACCTTTGA